CTGCCGGTGCTGTTCGCGGCCGGCATGGCGCTGCTGGACACCATCGACGGCTCGTTCATGAACTTCGCCTACGGCTGGGCGTTCTCCAAGCCGGTCCGCAAGGTCTACTACAACCTCACCATCACCGGGCTGTCCGTCGCCGTCGCCCTCATCATCGGCTCCGTCGAACTCCTCGGCCTGCTCGCCGACAAGCTGGACCTGCACGGCTTCTTCTGGGACTGGATCTCCGGCCTCGACCTCAACACGGTCGGCTTCGTCATCGTCGGCCTGTTCTTCGTCACCTGGGCGCTGGCGCTGCTGGTGTGGAAGGCGGGCCGGATCGAGGAGAAGTGGAGCGCGGGACTCGCCGAGCGGTCCGCCGACTGAATCCGGCCCGGCGGGGTTGATCTCCCCGCTGCGGGAAACGCGGACCGTGACCGCCGTACGCGCACGGAAGGAGTCGGCGATGAGCGACCGGACCCCGATGGGAGACGACGCCTACCAGCCCACCGGGACCAACGAGGAGCAGGAGGACGCGGCGCCCCTGGACCCGCAGGACGCGATCGGCGGGCGCTCGTACGACGACATGCTCGACGAGGGCTACTCTCCGCCCGAGCGCCCGCTGGGCGTCACCAAGCGCGGCACCACCGCCGCCGAGCAGCGCGAGGGCGAGACCCTGGACGAGCGGCTCCGTCAGGAGGTGCCCGACACGGACCCCCCGGCCGGGGACGACATCGGCGACCTGCCCGGCGGCGAGGGCGAACCGGTCGACCCGGAGGCGGGCGACGCCCGGGCCGGACGTCTGCTCGCGCCCGACGAGGGCGCGCACTCCGACACCACCAAGGAAGAGGTCGCCGAGGACGTCGGCATCGACGGCGGGGCGGCGGGCGCCGAGGAGGCCGCAATGCATGTCGTGCCCGACGACACCGAATTGCCGGGGTAGGCCGGCGTCCGGCTCCCAGGGGTCGGGACGACGTGAACCAGGGCGGGCGGCGCCGCACGGCGCCGCCCGCCCTGGTTCCCCGTTACCCCCTAAGGCAGCAGCTTCTCGATCGCCGCAGGACCCTCCGTCTCCAGCTTGCGGCGCGCCCAGTCGAGCGTCTTCGGAGTCACGTCCCTGCCGGCCGCCATCACCAGGTCCTCCGGGGTGACGTCCTGCTGGGGAGCCGAGTGGAGCAGGGAGTCCGGGGTGCAGTGGTCGTCGGACGACCGGGACCCTCCAGGTGCGGATGTCGACATGTTGCCTCCTCCTCGGTCCGGATGACCGCATCCGTGCCGGTGCCGCCGAATGGGGCACACTCTCACCATTGCCCGCCGCGGCGCACCCTGCATCCGGAAGGCACCCCGGCGACGGGTGAGATGCGTGTGCCCATCCCGTGGCACCCCAGTCACCCCTAAGCTGGATACATCGCGCACCCGTCCTGGGAGGCCGTCGATGACCCAGACGCCGTTCCCCGCGGACAGTTCCGGGGGCCCCCGCTATCTGCCGATCGCCGAGCACGGTCTGATCGGCGACCTGCGCAGTGTGGCCCTGGTCGGCAGCAACGGCACGATCGACTGGTACTGCTCGCCGTCCTTCGACTCGCCCAGCGTCTTCGCGGCCATCCTGGACGCGGAGCGGGGCGGCTGCTTCGAGCTGGCCGCGGCCGTCCCGGCCCGCACCAAGCAGTTCTACTTCCCCGACACCAACGTGCTGATCACCCGGTTCTTCACCGAGGAGGGCGTCGGCGAGGTGCAGGACTTCATGCCGGTCGACGTGCAGGAGGGGCGGCCCTGCGAGTCGGTGCGGCACCGGCTGATCCGGCGCGTGGTGTGCGTGCGCGGCCGGGTGCCCTTCCGCGCGCTCATCGCGCCCCGCTTCGACTACGGCGCCGCCCCGCACACCGTCCGCGATCTCGACGGAGTCCTGCTGTTCGAATCCCCCGAGCAGGCGCTCGCGCTCACCGCGACCGTGGCGGTGGAGTGCGACGGCCGCGACGCGCGCGCCGACTTCAAGCTCGGCGAGGGCGAGACCGCGGTGTTCGCCCTGGACCAGGCCGGCGCGACGATCGCCCCGCGCGGCTGCGCCCACGCGGAGGCCGAGCACGAGTTCAACGCGACCGTCGTCTACTGGCGGCGCTGGCTGGCCCAGTCCCGCTACCGGGGCCGCTGGCGCGAGATGGTGCACCGCTCCGCGCTCACCCTGAAGCTGCTCACGTACGCCCCCACCGGTGCCATCGTCGCCGCTCCCACCACCAGCCTGCCCGAGCAGCTCGGCGGCGAGCGCAACTGGGACTACCGCTATGTGTGGGTGCGCGACGCGGCCTTCGCCGTCTACGCACTGCTGCGGCTCGGCTTCAGCGGTGAGGCCGAGGCCTTCATGCGGTTCCTGACCACCCACATCAGCCCCGGCGACGGCGCCGCCTCCGGCCCGTTGCAGATCATGTACGGCATCGACGGCCGCGCCGAGCTGCCCGAGCGGGAACTGCCCCATCTGGAGGGCCACCAGGGCTCGGCCCCGGTCCGGATCGGCAACGCCGCCGCCGACCAGCTCCAGCTCGACATCTACGGCGCCCTGATCGACTCCGTCTACCTCTTCGACAAGTGGGCCCAGCCCATCTCCAGCGATCAGTGGGACGACGTGTGCCAGCTGGTCGAGTGGGTCTGCGAGCACTGGGACCAGCCCGACGAGGGCGTCTGGGAGACCCGCGGCGGGCGCAAGAACTTCCTGTACTCGCGACTGATGTGCTGGGTGGCCGTCGAGCGCGCCATCCGGCTCGCCAACCGGCGCGGCCTGCCCGCCGAGCTGCCCCGCTGGCGGGCTACCCGGGACACCATCTACCGGCGGATCATGGACCGCGGCTGGTCGGCGCGCCGGCAGGCCTTCGTGCAGCACGAGGACGGCGACGTCCTGGACGCCTCGGTGCTGATGATGCCGCTCGCCAAGTTCATCGCCCCCACCGACCCCAAGTGGCTGTCCACCCTGGACGCGCTCACCGCGGAACTGGTCTCCGACTCGCTGGTCTACCGCTACGACCCCCTGGTCAGCCCGGACGGGCTGCGCGGCGACGAGGGCACCTTCTCCATCTGCTCCTTCTGGTTCGTGGAGGCGCTGGTGCGGGCCGGCCGCCTGGACGAGGCCCGGCTGGCCTTCGAGAAGATGCTCACCTACGCCAATCATCTCGGCCTGTACGCCGAGGAGATCGGCCGTACCGGAGAGCAACAGGGGAACTTCCCGCAGGCGTTCACCCATCTGTCGCTGATCAGTGCCGCCTTCAACCTCGACCGCGCTCTCGGCTGACCCGGCCGCGGCCGTGTGTCCGCAGGTCGCAGGGGTACCCGGGGCTGCGAAAGGCGACCGACAGGGTCGACAGAAGGAGGAGACCCCGTATGACCAGCACCAGTGAGACCGGCCAGGTCACCGGCACCCGGGACAAGGACTACAACCTCATCTGGTACGTCGAGTCGTGCCTGAACAACGCCCTGCGACTGGAGACGTACATCCAGGACGCCGAGCGGGACAAGGACAACGAGGTCGTGGAGCTGTTCCGCAAGGCCCAGGCCGACAGCCGCAAGGGCGCGGAACTCGGCAAGCAGCTGCTGCGTTCGCGGCTCAGCGCCTGATCGGGCCGCCCAGCCGGGGCGCGACCGGACCTTCAGGGCGGGCCCGCCGGGGCCCGCCCCGTCGTGCGTTCAGGCGGCCCCGGCGTAGCCGCGCGCCCGCACCAGCTCCTGGGTGAGCCGGGTGAAGGCGCGCGTGGCGGCACTGCGGTAGGCGTCGGCGCGGCCGAGGAGGGTGACAGTGCGGGTCGGCAGGGCCGGGTCGAGCGGCACGGGCGTGAGGCGCGGGTGGTCGTGGGTGATCGCGTCCGGCAGGACGGTGGCGATGGAGGTGCGCTGGACGACCTCGGTCAGGGCCTGGATGGAGTTGGCCTCGACGGCGATGCGCGGGCTGACGCCGTGCCGTTCCAGATAGGCGTCGATGTGGCCGCGGGTGGCGAAGTCCCCGCTGAGCAGGGCGAGTCGCCGGTCGGCGAGGGCGCGTACCGGCAGCGCGGCCGGTTCGGCGGTGGCGGCGTGGAGTGTGCCGGTGACCAGGGTGAGCGTCTCGGTGAACAGGGCGGTGGCGGTGATGCCGGGCAGGTGGGCGCCCTGGAAGGCGATGCCGAGGTCGAACTCGTCGGCCAGCAGCCCGGCTTCGATGCGGTCCTGGGTCGTCTCCCGCACGGTGAGGGTGATGCCGGGGTGGCGGTCGTGCAGTTCGGCGGTGAGCGGGCCGACGAGATAGGCCGTGAAGGTCGGGGTGACCGCCAGCCGCAGCTGCCCGCGTGAGAGGTCCCGCACGTCGTGGACGGCGCGCTCGGCGGCGGCGAGCTGGTGCAGCGCGCCGCGGGCGTGATGGGCGTAGGCCTCGCCCGCGTCGGTCAGCCGCACGGTACGGCCGGTGCGGTCGAGCAACTGGATGCCGAGGGTCCGTTCGAGCTGCCTGACCTGCTGGGACAGCGTGGGCTGGGAGATGTGCAGGTCCTCGGCGGCGCGGGTGAAGTTGCCGTGCTCGGCCACGGCGAGCAGATAGCGCAGATGGCGCAGTTCCAGGGCCATGACCAGAACTATAGATGACACCAATAGCGGTGATGTCCAGTGTGTCTTGGACGCTATAGGCCGAGGTCATGCAT
This Streptomyces misionensis DNA region includes the following protein-coding sequences:
- the cynR gene encoding transcriptional regulator CynR, producing the protein MALELRHLRYLLAVAEHGNFTRAAEDLHISQPTLSQQVRQLERTLGIQLLDRTGRTVRLTDAGEAYAHHARGALHQLAAAERAVHDVRDLSRGQLRLAVTPTFTAYLVGPLTAELHDRHPGITLTVRETTQDRIEAGLLADEFDLGIAFQGAHLPGITATALFTETLTLVTGTLHAATAEPAALPVRALADRRLALLSGDFATRGHIDAYLERHGVSPRIAVEANSIQALTEVVQRTSIATVLPDAITHDHPRLTPVPLDPALPTRTVTLLGRADAYRSAATRAFTRLTQELVRARGYAGAA
- a CDS encoding glycoside hydrolase family 15 protein, whose translation is MTQTPFPADSSGGPRYLPIAEHGLIGDLRSVALVGSNGTIDWYCSPSFDSPSVFAAILDAERGGCFELAAAVPARTKQFYFPDTNVLITRFFTEEGVGEVQDFMPVDVQEGRPCESVRHRLIRRVVCVRGRVPFRALIAPRFDYGAAPHTVRDLDGVLLFESPEQALALTATVAVECDGRDARADFKLGEGETAVFALDQAGATIAPRGCAHAEAEHEFNATVVYWRRWLAQSRYRGRWREMVHRSALTLKLLTYAPTGAIVAAPTTSLPEQLGGERNWDYRYVWVRDAAFAVYALLRLGFSGEAEAFMRFLTTHISPGDGAASGPLQIMYGIDGRAELPERELPHLEGHQGSAPVRIGNAAADQLQLDIYGALIDSVYLFDKWAQPISSDQWDDVCQLVEWVCEHWDQPDEGVWETRGGRKNFLYSRLMCWVAVERAIRLANRRGLPAELPRWRATRDTIYRRIMDRGWSARRQAFVQHEDGDVLDASVLMMPLAKFIAPTDPKWLSTLDALTAELVSDSLVYRYDPLVSPDGLRGDEGTFSICSFWFVEALVRAGRLDEARLAFEKMLTYANHLGLYAEEIGRTGEQQGNFPQAFTHLSLISAAFNLDRALG
- a CDS encoding DUF5709 domain-containing protein, with product MSDRTPMGDDAYQPTGTNEEQEDAAPLDPQDAIGGRSYDDMLDEGYSPPERPLGVTKRGTTAAEQREGETLDERLRQEVPDTDPPAGDDIGDLPGGEGEPVDPEAGDARAGRLLAPDEGAHSDTTKEEVAEDVGIDGGAAGAEEAAMHVVPDDTELPG